The Armatimonadota bacterium genomic interval GTCACCCCGTGGTCGCGCAGATAACCGACGTTGGTGTCTCCCCTCAGGAACCACAGGAGCTCGTAGACGACGGACTTGAAGTGGACCTTCTTGGTCGTGACCAGCGGAAAGCCGGCCTTCAGGGAGAACCGCACCTGCGCGCCGAACACAGAGTAAGTGCCGGTGCCGGTCCTGTCCGGCCTGAAGCGCCCTCGTTCCAGCACCGTGCGCAGCAGGTTCAAGTACTCGATCATGGCGGGCCGCCCTCCTCGCTGGGATCGCCTCGCTCCTGTGATTCGGTGCTGGGCTGTGAACAACCTCCCCGGTTATCCACATGTCGTATCGCTGGCTCAGTTTGTGCGCTACATCTTGTGCCGCACACGGATTCGGTATACAAGGTATAGGCATGGAACGGGGTCTGGCGCTGCTCGAATCCGCGCGGCGGGAGGGGTTCGCGAACCCTCCGCCCCGCAAGGTGGACTGCCCGATCGCGGACATGCACACCCACTTCGCGGTGAGGCCGAGCAGGAGCCCTCGGCGACGTGCCGGTCGGACTGCGCGTCGGATGCCGGCGTCCGACGCCAACGCCCAGCTGGTCGCAGCCGGCAGGCTGTACGGGATCGCGCGGTTCGTCGCGATTGCCGATCTCGCCACCGAGCTGCGGGCCAGGGATCGCTTCCCCGAAGTCCAGATCGCCGTGCCGATCCGTTGGACCCACTGGGGCCGCCCCGGCCGGTTCGTCTCCGACAACCTGCGTACGCTGCACGCCGCGCACGCACAGGGAGTGCGCATCGTCAAGATGTGGATGGCCCCCAGGCTCGCGGACCGGGTGGAGGGAGAGGTCCCCCGCCCCGACGCACCGGCGCTGGACCCCATCTTCGAGTTCATCGAGCGGCACGACATGGCGGTCCTGATCCACGTCTCCGACCCGGACCGGTGGTTCGCGACGAAGTACGCCGGCCGTGCGCGCTTGGGCAAGAAGGCGGATCAGTATCCCCCGCTGGAAGCCCGCATGGCCCGCCACCGCAGCGTGCTGTTCCAAGCGGCCCACATGGCCGGCGACCCCGAACATCTGGACCACGTGCATCGCCTGCTGTGCGACCATCCCAACCTGGTTGTGGACACGAGCGCGACGAAGTGGATGGTGCGCGAGCTCGGCAGGCAGCCCGAGCACACGAGGGCCTTCTTCGACAGGTGGGCCGACCGAATCGTGTTCGGGACCGACCAGGTCGTCCTGCACGATCCGGAGCCGCACCGTTACACCGTTCGGTACTGGATCCACCGAGTCTTCTGGGAAACCGACCTCGTCTGCCCCCTGCCGATCGAAGACGCCGACAGCCAGGGGCCGCCCGTCCTGCGCGGCGTCGACCTCTCGCCGCGGGCGCTGGAGCGCATCTACTGGCGGACGCCGCTGCGGTTGCTGCCCCCGGACCGGCCGCCGGCCGAGTGAAGTGATCCGCTCACCTTCGATGGGCCCCACCTGCTATGATGTCTGCCGGGAGGTCGCGGCGCATGTTCCTGTTCTGGGTGGTCGTCTTTTTCCTCGTGCTGGCTATGTACGGGATGCTGGTCGTTGCGGGGCTGCTCGACCTGAGCATGGGGCGCCCGCCGAACCATCCGCTCCGGCGGCTGGCCCGCCTGCTGGCCGCTCCCTTCCGGGGCGGTGCGCCGGACGAGGAGGCCGTGGAGGAGATGGCCCGGCGGCTGCGCGGCGGTCCCGGGTCGTGGCCTGCCTCGGGTTAGACATGGAGGCGCGGAGCAGCGCGGTTCGGATCGAGCAGATTCGCCAGCGACTCGCCGCCCGCCGACCCCGCCAAATCGAAGACCCTGCCCATCGACTCGCCGGCGTCCTCGTCCCGCTGTACGAGAGCAACGGCCAAATCTTCGTCCTGCTCACGAAGAGGACGGACCGGGTCGCCACCCACAAGGGCCAGATCTCGTTCCCGGGAGGCGCGGTCGAACCGATCGATCGCGACGCCCTCGACGCGGCGCTGCGGGAGACGTGGGAGGAGGTGGGGATCGCGTCGGACGACGTGGAACTGCTGGGTCAGCTGGACGACGTACCGACCGTGGTGTCCGGCTTTGTGATCCGGCCTTTCGTCGGCCGCGTCCCCCATCCTTACGAACTGCGGATCGCGCCCGAGGAGATCGGTGAAGTGGTGCGTGTGCCGCTGGCGTTCTTCATCAAGGACCGCAACCTGCGCTTGGAGTGGCGGGAGCGCGGCGTCGAGCGCCACCCCGTGTACTTCTACGACTTCGGACCACATGTGATCTGGGGAGCCACCGCGCGGATCGTGCGCGACCTGGTGGAGCTGGTGCGGTGAAGCTGGCCATCATCTGCGACGTCCACGGCAACTTGGCCGCCCTCGAGGCGGTGGCGCGGGATCTGGACCGAGTGGTGGGGCTGCAGCACGTGCTGGTGGGCGGCGACATCTGCCTGGGAGGTCTGGAGCCGGCGGAGTGCATCGACTTTTTGCGCCAGCGAGAGTGGTCGGCCATCCTCGGCAACACCGACCGCTACATCACAGAAGAAGTAGTACCCGCCGGGCCTGCTGCTTCGCTGCTGGACTGGACGCGAAGGTCCCTGGACAGCGACCACATGCTCTACCTCGCCGAGCTCCCCTTCCAGCTGCGCATGGTGCCCGAAGAAGGGCACGACCTGTACCTTGTGCACGCGACGCCGTGGGACATCGAGGAGGCGGTACAGCCGGACGCCCCCGAAGACCTGGTCGAGCGCATCTTCGAAGAAGCACGCGCCAACCTGGTCGTCTACGGGCACGTCCACAAGCAGCATCGCCGGGAACTGCGCGGCCGCGTGCTCGTGAACCCGGGGTCCGTGGGCTTTCCGTTCGACTGGGATCCGCGGCCGGCGTACGCGCTGTTCACGTGGGACGGGCGGTGGCACGTCCAGCTGCGGCGCGTCGAGCGCGGCTACGACCCCGAGCGGATCGCCCGGCGCTACGCGGCACACCACCCCTACGGCGCGATCTGGGCCCAGCGGATTCGGACCGCGAGGGCATGACCGAGACCGCGGACCGCCAGGACCGCGACCCCCCGCTGCGGTCGCCTGCGCCGCACACCGTCCCCCGCCCCGACTACCACGTCCACCTGGAGAACTACGCCCTCGATCGGGCGTCGCTGCTGCGGTTGATCGAAGCGGCGGCGGCTGCGGGCGTGACCGAGATCGGGATCACCGAGCACGCCCACAACTTCGTGCAGTGCCGTACCATCTATCCTCCCGACAACGCGTGGATCCACGGGCGTAACGTACCCGGCCGGCGCAACTGGGACGTCGACGCGTACTTCCGGCTGCTGGACGGCGCGCGCCGCGAAGGGCTACCGATCAGGGCGGCGATGGAGTGGGACTACTGCCCCGGATGCGAGCGTGAGCTGGAGCGGTGGATCGGTGCCTACGACTGGGACTTCGCGCTGGTGGGCGTGCACTGGATCCGCGGCCGCAGCGGAGGGTGGTGGGGGTTCGACATCCCGGCGCAGCGCGGGGAGTGGGAACGGCACGCTCCGCAACAGGTGTACGCGGAGTACTTCCGGCTGCTGTGCGAGGCCGTGCAGACGGGTCTGTTCGACGTCCTCGCGCACCCCGACGTCGTCAAGGTGTTCGGGCACCGACCGTCTGGCGACATGCGGGATTGGCACGAGCGGGT includes:
- a CDS encoding amidohydrolase family protein; the protein is MERGLALLESARREGFANPPPRKVDCPIADMHTHFAVRPSRSPRRRAGRTARRMPASDANAQLVAAGRLYGIARFVAIADLATELRARDRFPEVQIAVPIRWTHWGRPGRFVSDNLRTLHAAHAQGVRIVKMWMAPRLADRVEGEVPRPDAPALDPIFEFIERHDMAVLIHVSDPDRWFATKYAGRARLGKKADQYPPLEARMARHRSVLFQAAHMAGDPEHLDHVHRLLCDHPNLVVDTSATKWMVRELGRQPEHTRAFFDRWADRIVFGTDQVVLHDPEPHRYTVRYWIHRVFWETDLVCPLPIEDADSQGPPVLRGVDLSPRALERIYWRTPLRLLPPDRPPAE
- a CDS encoding CoA pyrophosphatase; the protein is MEARSSAVRIEQIRQRLAARRPRQIEDPAHRLAGVLVPLYESNGQIFVLLTKRTDRVATHKGQISFPGGAVEPIDRDALDAALRETWEEVGIASDDVELLGQLDDVPTVVSGFVIRPFVGRVPHPYELRIAPEEIGEVVRVPLAFFIKDRNLRLEWRERGVERHPVYFYDFGPHVIWGATARIVRDLVELVR
- a CDS encoding metallophosphoesterase family protein; this encodes MKLAIICDVHGNLAALEAVARDLDRVVGLQHVLVGGDICLGGLEPAECIDFLRQREWSAILGNTDRYITEEVVPAGPAASLLDWTRRSLDSDHMLYLAELPFQLRMVPEEGHDLYLVHATPWDIEEAVQPDAPEDLVERIFEEARANLVVYGHVHKQHRRELRGRVLVNPGSVGFPFDWDPRPAYALFTWDGRWHVQLRRVERGYDPERIARRYAAHHPYGAIWAQRIRTARA
- a CDS encoding histidinol-phosphatase → MTETADRQDRDPPLRSPAPHTVPRPDYHVHLENYALDRASLLRLIEAAAAAGVTEIGITEHAHNFVQCRTIYPPDNAWIHGRNVPGRRNWDVDAYFRLLDGARREGLPIRAAMEWDYCPGCERELERWIGAYDWDFALVGVHWIRGRSGGWWGFDIPAQRGEWERHAPQQVYAEYFRLLCEAVQTGLFDVLAHPDVVKVFGHRPSGDMRDWHERVAAAASCKGLCAEVNTAGWRKPVGELYPSADLLAALRSAGVPIVISSDAHRIEHVGYAFERAEAIVLQAGYTTRCRFERRRRQEVPLLRPTPGLPPTKTPGPSKRDEPPSD